The genomic DNA GTGGGCGCGCGGGGCATCGTCGCCCGGCGTGGGGGTGGCGCTGCGCGCCGGCAAGGGCGTGCTGCAGGCGGGGGAAGACGCCGCGCAGGCCGCACCGGAGCAGGCGCCGCGCACCGAGTCCGAGAAATTCCTCGAGCGGCGCCGGCGGCTGCGCAATCCGTTCGTGCGCTGGGTGTTCAGCATGGTGTACGCCGTCGACCTCAAGCTCACCTACGTCATCAAGGTGCGCTTTCTCATGCTGACCGGAAAGGTGGTCATCTGTGACCGCTACGTCTACGACGCACTGGTCGATTTTGCCATGTACACCGGGACCGACGCCGCGCGCCCGCCCTTTGCGCTCAACCTGATGCGCGTGCTGGTTCCGCGGCCGCCGGTGGCGGTGCTGCTGGACGTGGAGCCCGCCGAAGCGCTGCGCCGCAAGCCGGAGGAGGGGGACACGCTCCATCTCGAGGCCGCGCGCACCATGTTCCTGGAACTGGCGAAGTCGCACCGCCTCACGGTGATGCCGGCCGGCGCCCCCGCGGACGCGGTGCAGGCACGGCTGGCCCGTGCGGCACTCGACGCCTTCTACATCCGCTACGGCACCCTCATCAACTGGCTGCTCCGCTCCAACCCCGGCCAGCTCAATCCGGGCCCGCGCAAGTAGGTGCCGGCCGTGCGCGTCCTGGTCTTCACCAACATGTATCCCACGCCGGAGGCGCCGTTCTACGGGCCCTTCGTGCACGACGAGGTGCAGGCGCTGCGCAAGGCGGGCGTGGAGGTGGATGTGTATTTCATCAACGGGCGCGCGAGCAAGGCCAACTACTTTGGCATGCCGTGGGGTTTCTTCAAGCGCATGCGCGCGCGCCGCTACGACATCGTGCACGTGCACCACTCCTTCTGCGGGCTCATCGCCACCATGCAACACGCGGTGCCGGTGGTATGGACGTTCCACGAGGGCGAAATATCCGGCAATACCCGCGACGCGCTGCGCGAGCATCCCATCCGGCGCTTCGCCTATTCCCGGCGGCTCAAGCGCCACGTGGCCAGCCGCGTGGATGCCATCATCGTGGTCGCCGAGCACCTGCGCGCGCAGGTGGGGCGGGCGGACGCGGTGTGGCTGCCGGCCGGCGTGGACATGGATGTGTTCGTCCCCATGGACACGCAGCCGGCGAAGCAGCGTCTCGGCCTTGCGGAGGGGAAGCGCTACGTCCTGTTCCCGTCTTCACCGTCGCGGGTGGAGAAGCGCTACCCACTGGCGAAGCGGGCGGTGGACCTGCTGCGCGAATCGTCCCCGAGCATGCGCGACGTCGAGCTGCTGACGCTGGACAACGTGCCGCACGACACGGTGCCGTTCTACATCAACGCCTCGGAACTCATGCTGATGACGTCGTCTTTTGAGGCCTCGCCGGTGACCATCCGCGAGGCGCTCGCCTGCAACGTGCCGGTGCTGTGCACCGACGTGGGCGACGCGCGTGTGGTGCTGGAGGGTCTGCCCGGGTGCG from Candidatus Krumholzibacteriia bacterium includes the following:
- a CDS encoding glycosyltransferase family 4 protein, with product MRVLVFTNMYPTPEAPFYGPFVHDEVQALRKAGVEVDVYFINGRASKANYFGMPWGFFKRMRARRYDIVHVHHSFCGLIATMQHAVPVVWTFHEGEISGNTRDALREHPIRRFAYSRRLKRHVASRVDAIIVVAEHLRAQVGRADAVWLPAGVDMDVFVPMDTQPAKQRLGLAEGKRYVLFPSSPSRVEKRYPLAKRAVDLLRESSPSMRDVELLTLDNVPHDTVPFYINASELMLMTSSFEASPVTIREALACNVPVLCTDVGDARVVLEGLPGCAIIDADPAHIATALAAALAGPRRVESRARMEAYSLQRGVSELQKIYARLAKNGGGS